A portion of the Pseudomonas sp. PSE14 genome contains these proteins:
- the gabT gene encoding 4-aminobutyrate--2-oxoglutarate transaminase, with protein sequence MNTNQSLQQRRMDAIPRGVGQIHQIFAERAENATVWDVEGREYLDFAGGIAVLNTGHLHPKVMAAVQEQLAKLTHTCFHVFGYEPYVALAEKINQLLPGNFEKKTLLVTTGAEAVENAIKIARAATGRNGVIAFTGAYHGRTQYTLSLTGKVVPYSAGLGLMPGGVFRAQYPNALHGVSVDESLASIERIFKNDAAPRDIAAIILEPVQGEGGFNVAPKDFMARLRALCDEHGILLIADEVQTGAGRTGTFFAMEQMGVAADLTTFAKSIAGGFPLAGVAGRAAVMDAVAPGGLGGTYAGSPVSCAAALAVIEAFESEKLLDRAKSVGEILSSGLRQIGERHKSLVEVRNLGAMVAVELFEGGDLNKPAAELTGKVVAKAREKGLILLSCGTYYNVLRILVPLTVSDADLQRGLAIIGECFDELA encoded by the coding sequence ATGAATACCAACCAGAGCCTGCAACAACGCCGCATGGACGCCATTCCCCGTGGCGTCGGCCAGATCCACCAGATCTTCGCCGAGCGCGCCGAGAACGCCACCGTGTGGGATGTCGAGGGTCGTGAGTACCTGGACTTCGCCGGCGGCATCGCCGTGCTGAACACCGGCCACCTGCACCCGAAGGTGATGGCCGCCGTGCAGGAGCAGCTGGCCAAGCTGACCCATACCTGCTTCCACGTCTTCGGCTATGAGCCCTACGTGGCCCTGGCGGAGAAGATCAATCAGCTGCTGCCGGGCAACTTCGAGAAGAAGACCCTGCTGGTCACCACCGGCGCCGAAGCCGTCGAGAACGCCATCAAGATCGCCCGCGCCGCCACCGGCCGCAACGGCGTGATCGCCTTCACCGGCGCCTATCACGGCCGCACCCAGTACACCCTGTCGCTGACCGGCAAGGTGGTGCCGTACTCCGCGGGCCTGGGCCTGATGCCCGGCGGCGTGTTCCGCGCCCAGTACCCGAACGCGCTCCACGGCGTGTCGGTCGACGAATCCCTGGCCAGCATCGAGCGCATCTTCAAGAACGACGCCGCACCCCGCGACATCGCCGCGATCATCCTCGAGCCGGTGCAGGGGGAGGGCGGCTTCAACGTGGCGCCGAAGGACTTCATGGCCCGCCTGCGCGCCCTGTGCGACGAGCACGGCATCCTGCTGATCGCCGACGAAGTGCAGACCGGCGCCGGCCGTACCGGTACCTTCTTCGCCATGGAGCAGATGGGCGTCGCCGCCGACCTGACCACCTTCGCCAAGTCCATCGCCGGCGGCTTCCCCCTGGCGGGCGTGGCCGGCCGCGCCGCGGTCATGGACGCCGTGGCCCCTGGCGGCCTGGGCGGCACCTATGCCGGCAGCCCGGTTTCCTGCGCCGCCGCCCTGGCGGTGATCGAGGCCTTCGAGAGCGAGAAACTGCTGGATCGCGCCAAGTCCGTGGGGGAAATCCTCAGCAGCGGCCTGCGCCAGATCGGCGAGCGCCACAAGAGCCTGGTGGAGGTACGCAACCTCGGCGCCATGGTCGCCGTGGAACTGTTCGAGGGCGGCGACCTGAACAAGCCGGCCGCCGAGCTGACCGGCAAGGTGGTGGCCAAGGCGCGCGAGAAGGGCCTGATCCTGCTCTCCTGCGGCACCTACTACAACGTCCTGCGCATCCTGGTTCCGCTGACCGTCAGCGATGCCGACCTGCAGCGTGGCCTGGCCATCATCGGCGAGTGCTTCGACGAGTTGGCATAA
- the glaH gene encoding glutarate dioxygenase GlaH has product MNAFTKIEDLVMPLPHETRGYTVAPSKQSPRLLELTFARETVDAFVKAVAEWPVQALEYKSFLRFRFGEILDQLCEGTLRPVLLNTILGRSTGGMLIKPVGLDDVSQAEDMVKFTTACAHLIGRSNYDAMSGQFYARFVVVNTDNSDSYLRQPHRVMELHNDGTFVNQITDYVLMLKIDEKNMEGGNSLLLHLDDWEQCDEFFRHPLARRDMRWTAPPSKNVTEDVFHPVFDTDAEGRPTMRYIDQFVQPANFEEGIWLNALSESLEGSAQKLSVPVPVGSFLLINNLFWLHGRDRFTPHEGLRRELMRQRGYISYQKPRYLRGQ; this is encoded by the coding sequence ATGAACGCCTTTACGAAGATCGAGGACCTTGTGATGCCGCTGCCGCACGAGACCCGGGGTTACACCGTCGCCCCCTCGAAGCAGTCGCCCCGCCTGTTGGAGTTGACCTTCGCCCGCGAAACCGTCGACGCCTTCGTCAAGGCCGTGGCCGAGTGGCCGGTCCAGGCGCTGGAGTACAAATCCTTCCTGCGCTTCCGTTTCGGTGAGATCCTCGACCAGCTTTGCGAAGGCACCCTGCGCCCGGTGCTGCTGAACACCATCCTCGGTCGTTCTACCGGCGGCATGCTGATCAAGCCCGTCGGCCTGGATGACGTGAGCCAGGCCGAGGACATGGTGAAATTCACCACCGCCTGCGCCCACCTGATCGGCCGCTCCAACTACGACGCCATGAGCGGCCAGTTCTACGCACGCTTCGTGGTGGTCAACACCGACAATTCCGACAGCTACCTGCGCCAGCCGCACCGCGTCATGGAGCTGCACAACGACGGCACCTTCGTCAACCAGATCACCGACTACGTGTTGATGCTGAAGATCGACGAGAAGAACATGGAAGGCGGCAACTCCCTGCTGCTGCACCTGGACGACTGGGAGCAGTGCGACGAGTTCTTCCGCCACCCGCTGGCCCGCCGCGACATGCGCTGGACCGCGCCGCCGAGCAAGAACGTCACCGAGGACGTGTTCCATCCGGTGTTCGATACCGACGCCGAAGGCCGCCCGACCATGCGCTACATCGACCAGTTCGTGCAGCCGGCCAACTTCGAGGAGGGCATCTGGCTGAACGCGCTGTCCGAATCCCTCGAGGGCAGCGCGCAGAAGCTGTCGGTGCCGGTGCCGGTGGGTAGCTTCCTGCTGATCAACAACCTGTTCTGGCTGCATGGCCGCGACCGTTTCACCCCGCACGAAGGGCTGCGCCGCGAACTGATGCGCCAGCGTGGCTACATTAGCTACCAGAAGCCGCGCTACCTGCGCGGTCAGTAA
- the lhgO gene encoding L-2-hydroxyglutarate oxidase: MYDFIIIGGGIVGMSTAMQLTQVYPDARILLLEKESGPARHQTGHNSGVIHAGVYYTPGSLKARFCLEGNKATKAFCNKHGIRFDECGKLLVATNELEMERMKALWERTAANGLERSWLSAAELREREPNIVGMGGIFVPSSGIVSYAEVTAAMGREFQDAGGEIRYNAEVTGLDERADEVVVRTGSDEFHGRYLITCSGLMADRVVRMLGIEPNFIICPFRGEYYLLPKQHNQIVNHLIYPIPDPSMPFLGVHLTRMIDGTVTVGPNAVLAMKREGYRKSDISVADLFETLTSPGILKVLAKNLRPGLIEMKNSLFKGGYLKEVQKYCPSITKADLTAYPAGVRAQAVSRDGKLIDDFLFVNTPRSMNVCNAPSPAATSAIPIGAYIVGKVREQIDGSQAGFTVKATDNKQRAAG, translated from the coding sequence GTGTACGATTTCATCATCATCGGCGGCGGCATCGTGGGCATGTCCACGGCCATGCAGCTGACCCAGGTTTACCCGGACGCCAGGATTCTCCTGCTGGAGAAGGAATCCGGCCCGGCCCGGCACCAGACCGGCCACAACAGCGGCGTGATCCATGCCGGCGTCTACTACACGCCGGGCAGCCTCAAGGCGCGCTTCTGCCTGGAAGGCAACAAGGCCACCAAGGCCTTCTGCAACAAGCACGGCATCCGTTTCGACGAATGCGGCAAGCTGCTGGTGGCCACCAACGAGCTGGAAATGGAGCGCATGAAGGCGCTCTGGGAACGCACCGCCGCCAATGGCCTGGAGCGTTCCTGGCTGTCCGCCGCCGAACTGCGCGAGCGTGAGCCGAACATCGTCGGCATGGGTGGCATCTTCGTGCCCTCCAGCGGCATCGTCAGCTACGCCGAAGTCACCGCCGCCATGGGCCGCGAGTTCCAGGACGCCGGTGGCGAGATCCGCTACAACGCCGAAGTCACCGGGCTCGACGAGCGCGCCGACGAAGTGGTGGTGCGCACGGGCAGCGACGAATTCCACGGTCGTTACCTCATCACTTGCTCGGGCCTGATGGCCGACCGCGTGGTGCGCATGCTCGGCATCGAGCCGAACTTCATCATCTGCCCGTTCCGCGGCGAGTACTACCTGCTGCCCAAGCAGCACAACCAGATCGTCAACCACCTGATCTACCCGATTCCGGACCCGTCCATGCCGTTCCTCGGCGTGCACCTGACGCGGATGATCGATGGCACCGTCACCGTCGGCCCGAATGCGGTGCTGGCCATGAAGCGCGAGGGCTACCGCAAGTCCGATATCTCCGTCGCCGACCTGTTCGAGACCCTGACGTCCCCCGGCATCCTCAAGGTGCTGGCGAAGAACCTGCGCCCTGGCCTGATCGAGATGAAGAACTCCCTGTTCAAGGGCGGCTACCTCAAGGAAGTGCAGAAGTACTGCCCGAGCATCACCAAGGCCGACCTCACTGCCTACCCGGCGGGTGTTCGCGCCCAGGCAGTGTCCCGCGACGGCAAGCTGATCGACGATTTCCTCTTCGTGAACACCCCGCGCAGCATGAACGTGTGCAACGCACCGTCGCCCGCTGCGACCTCGGCGATCCCCATCGGCGCCTACATCGTTGGCAAGGTTCGCGAGCAGATCGACGGCAGCCAGGCCGGCTTCACCGTCAAGGCCACCGATAACAAGCAGCGGGCCGCCGGCTGA
- the csiR gene encoding DNA-binding transcriptional regulator CsiR, producing the protein MEALAPRQNSAFSGYEWLKQDIIRGVFKPGEKLLMSALKERYDLGVGPLREALSQLVAEKLVVAISQKGYRVAPMSLEEMQDIYDARANLEAMIVGLAIERGDDAWEASVLAQSHTLAKVMEVKTREQRLDVWDQRHKAFHTAIASGCGSKHLLQARTYLFDQAERYRHLWLTQTVFSEQALELKRQEHAALVDAILTRDAKRASEMMRTHLMTPVPIIAQIMQANGTR; encoded by the coding sequence TTGGAAGCTCTCGCTCCCCGTCAAAACTCGGCATTCAGCGGGTATGAGTGGCTCAAGCAGGACATCATCCGCGGGGTGTTCAAGCCCGGTGAAAAGCTGCTGATGAGCGCCCTGAAAGAGCGCTATGACCTGGGCGTCGGCCCCCTGCGCGAAGCCCTTTCGCAGCTGGTGGCGGAAAAACTGGTGGTCGCCATCAGCCAGAAGGGCTACCGCGTGGCGCCCATGTCCCTGGAAGAGATGCAGGACATCTACGATGCCCGCGCCAATCTCGAGGCGATGATCGTCGGCCTCGCCATCGAACGCGGCGACGATGCCTGGGAAGCCTCGGTGCTGGCCCAGTCCCACACCCTGGCGAAGGTGATGGAAGTGAAGACCCGCGAGCAGCGCCTGGACGTCTGGGACCAGCGCCACAAGGCCTTTCACACCGCCATCGCCTCCGGCTGCGGCTCCAAGCACCTGTTGCAGGCGCGCACCTACCTGTTCGACCAGGCCGAGCGCTATCGCCATCTGTGGCTGACCCAAACGGTGTTCTCCGAACAGGCCCTTGAGCTCAAGCGCCAGGAGCACGCCGCGCTGGTCGACGCCATCCTCACCCGCGACGCCAAGCGCGCCAGCGAGATGATGCGCACCCACCTGATGACCCCGGTGCCGATCATCGCCCAGATCATGCAGGCGAACGGCACACGCTGA
- a CDS encoding hydantoinase/oxoprolinase family protein: MRNQYRLGIDAGGTFTDFILADRDGGVQLFKAPSTPQDGTLAIRAGLAQIADATGRTPAEIIANCDLCINGTTVALNALIERTGVKVGLLCTAGHEDSLEIRLGHKEEGHRYDAHYPPADMLVPRHLRRPVGGRILGDGREHSPLDERAIHDAIDYFRAEGVEAVAISFVWSVRNPSHEKRAAELVRAALPGVFVCTGYEVFPQIREYTRTSTTVVNAYLSPVMARYVERIDALFEELGTQQPVRYFQSNGGLAPGNVMRERAVNAINSGPASAPQAGLSVARPFGIDNIITVDMGGTSFDITLTNAGRTNFSKDVDFLRQRIGVPMIQVETLGAGGGSIAHLDEFGMLQVGPRSAGAKPGPVCYGKGGSEPTVTDANLALGYLPDGALLGGTIRLNRQAALDAIRQKIADPLGISIERAAFGITTLVNLNMVNGIRRVSIERGHDPRDFALIGAGGAAGMHVVRLAEEIGIQTVLIPKVASGLCAFGQILSDVRYDQLTTLPMRLDAGHVDLEQLNRALADLRQQGLVNLRDDGFGDESSSCHYTLEMRYLGQIHECSVELEAHQLDEAGLAALCESFHDRHQKLFSYSERESPVELVNLECSVIGHLPRPPQLELQGPANPPPAVPDSLRPMLFSADGEFQSTAVFNGNRLQSGQTVQGPCVIEEDTTNIVVPPLWQATLEPSATYRVTRCA, encoded by the coding sequence ATGCGCAACCAATATCGCCTGGGCATCGACGCCGGCGGCACCTTCACCGACTTCATCCTGGCCGACCGCGACGGCGGCGTGCAGCTGTTCAAGGCACCTTCCACCCCGCAGGACGGCACCCTGGCCATCCGCGCCGGCCTGGCGCAGATCGCCGACGCCACCGGCCGCACCCCGGCGGAGATCATTGCCAACTGCGACCTGTGCATCAACGGCACCACCGTCGCCCTCAACGCGCTGATCGAACGCACCGGCGTGAAGGTCGGCCTGCTCTGCACCGCCGGCCACGAAGACAGCCTGGAAATCCGCCTCGGCCACAAGGAAGAAGGCCACCGCTACGACGCCCACTACCCGCCGGCGGACATGCTGGTGCCACGCCACCTGCGCCGCCCCGTCGGCGGCCGCATCCTCGGCGACGGCCGCGAGCACAGCCCCCTGGACGAACGCGCGATACACGATGCCATCGACTACTTCCGCGCCGAGGGCGTGGAGGCCGTGGCCATCTCCTTCGTCTGGTCGGTGCGCAACCCCAGCCATGAGAAGCGCGCCGCCGAACTGGTGCGCGCCGCGCTGCCGGGCGTGTTCGTCTGCACCGGCTACGAAGTCTTCCCGCAGATCCGCGAGTACACCCGCACCTCCACCACCGTGGTCAACGCCTACCTGAGCCCGGTGATGGCGCGCTACGTCGAGCGCATCGACGCACTGTTCGAGGAGCTCGGCACCCAGCAGCCGGTGCGCTACTTCCAGTCCAACGGCGGCCTGGCGCCGGGCAACGTGATGCGCGAGCGGGCGGTGAACGCCATCAACTCCGGCCCGGCCTCCGCGCCCCAGGCCGGCCTCTCGGTGGCGCGCCCCTTCGGCATCGACAACATCATCACCGTGGACATGGGCGGCACCTCCTTCGACATCACCCTGACCAACGCCGGGCGCACCAACTTCAGCAAGGACGTGGACTTCCTCCGCCAGCGCATCGGCGTGCCGATGATCCAGGTGGAAACCCTCGGCGCCGGCGGCGGCTCCATCGCCCACCTCGACGAGTTCGGCATGCTCCAGGTCGGCCCGCGCAGCGCCGGCGCCAAGCCGGGCCCGGTGTGCTATGGCAAGGGCGGCAGCGAACCGACCGTGACCGATGCCAACCTGGCCCTGGGCTACCTGCCGGACGGCGCCCTGCTCGGCGGCACCATCCGCCTGAACCGCCAGGCCGCGCTGGACGCCATCCGGCAGAAGATCGCCGATCCACTGGGCATCAGCATCGAACGCGCAGCCTTCGGCATCACCACCCTGGTCAACCTGAACATGGTCAACGGCATCCGCCGGGTGTCCATCGAACGTGGCCACGACCCGCGCGACTTCGCCCTGATCGGCGCCGGCGGCGCGGCGGGCATGCACGTGGTGCGCCTGGCCGAGGAAATCGGCATCCAGACCGTGCTGATCCCCAAGGTCGCCTCCGGTCTGTGCGCCTTCGGCCAGATCCTCTCCGACGTGCGCTATGACCAGCTGACCACCCTGCCGATGCGCCTGGACGCCGGGCACGTCGATCTGGAGCAGCTCAACCGCGCCCTGGCCGACCTGCGCCAGCAAGGCCTGGTCAACCTGCGCGACGACGGCTTCGGCGACGAAAGCAGCAGCTGCCACTACACCCTGGAAATGCGCTACCTCGGGCAGATCCACGAGTGCAGCGTGGAACTGGAGGCGCACCAGCTCGACGAGGCTGGCCTGGCCGCCCTCTGCGAGTCCTTCCACGACCGCCACCAGAAGCTGTTCTCCTACAGCGAACGCGAAAGCCCGGTGGAACTGGTCAACCTGGAGTGCTCGGTGATCGGCCACCTGCCGCGTCCGCCGCAACTCGAACTGCAAGGCCCGGCCAACCCGCCGCCGGCGGTTCCGGACAGCCTGCGTCCGATGCTGTTCAGCGCCGACGGCGAGTTCCAGTCAACCGCCGTGTTCAACGGCAACCGCCTGCAGTCGGGCCAGACGGTCCAGGGCCCCTGCGTGATCGAGGAGGACACCACCAACATCGTGGTTCCACCGCTCTGGCAGGCGACGCTCGAACCTTCCGCCACTTACCGGGTGACGCGCTGCGCTTGA
- a CDS encoding hydantoinase B/oxoprolinase family protein has protein sequence MTLTLEKTGRSSVFNLAHDYSNSLFDHLPEMILQGQDIPIHLGSLIPAMKCVAGFFGDDIAEGDVIYHNDPAYKGSHILDCCMYKPVFYKGELVFWTVCKGHLTDIGGPVPAGYNPDAKEIYAEGLRIPPVKLWEKGKRREDVINLMLTNMRARPYQEGDLNAQYGACKVGERHLLELLDKYGVEQVRACIAELKNMADRHMRALLRDVPDGHYSGTAVLEDSGHGLGELAITAHVEIRGDEAHIRIESPPQVPYFINSYEGNSVSGVYLGLMMFAQVAPPYNEGLYRCVSVDVGPRGTLCNAQEPAPHVNCTTTPMETLADAVRLALEQASPQRVTASWGHASGINIAGLDPRNANSEYVTMVLASIIAGAGANKVMDGWHACGPLCCFGALMSGDIELLEHAYPVLIHRYSLMADSGGAGEFRGGSGTRLEIEPLEHAMTVVGFGEGRQLPTAGAAGARNAMPEPKLGRLIHRRADGEEDHYVQNPMLTIQPGERIININPGGGGYGDPLRRPVAAVLQDVRNGLVSPQGAALEYGVILDAEGHLDETATRAARGQF, from the coding sequence ATGACCCTGACCCTGGAAAAGACCGGCCGATCCAGTGTGTTCAACCTGGCCCATGACTATTCCAATTCCCTGTTCGACCACCTCCCCGAGATGATCCTCCAGGGCCAGGACATTCCGATCCACCTGGGCTCGCTGATTCCCGCCATGAAGTGCGTGGCCGGCTTCTTTGGCGACGACATCGCCGAAGGCGACGTGATCTACCACAACGACCCGGCCTACAAGGGCAGCCACATCCTCGACTGCTGCATGTACAAGCCGGTGTTCTACAAGGGCGAACTGGTGTTCTGGACCGTCTGCAAGGGCCACCTCACCGACATCGGCGGCCCGGTGCCGGCCGGCTACAACCCCGACGCCAAGGAAATCTACGCCGAGGGCCTGCGCATCCCGCCGGTCAAGCTGTGGGAAAAGGGCAAGCGTCGCGAAGACGTGATCAACCTGATGCTCACCAACATGCGCGCCCGGCCCTACCAGGAAGGCGACCTCAACGCCCAGTACGGCGCCTGCAAGGTCGGCGAGCGCCATCTGCTGGAGCTGCTCGACAAGTACGGCGTCGAACAGGTCCGCGCCTGCATCGCCGAGCTGAAGAACATGGCCGACCGTCACATGCGCGCCCTGCTGCGCGACGTGCCGGACGGTCACTACAGCGGCACTGCCGTGCTCGAGGACTCCGGCCACGGCCTGGGCGAACTGGCCATCACCGCCCACGTGGAAATCCGCGGCGACGAGGCCCACATCCGCATCGAGAGCCCGCCCCAGGTGCCCTACTTCATCAACTCCTATGAGGGCAACTCGGTCTCCGGCGTCTACCTCGGGCTGATGATGTTCGCCCAGGTCGCCCCGCCCTATAACGAAGGCCTGTACCGCTGCGTCAGCGTCGACGTCGGCCCCCGGGGCACCCTGTGCAACGCCCAGGAACCCGCACCCCACGTCAACTGCACCACCACGCCGATGGAAACCCTGGCCGACGCCGTGCGCCTGGCGCTGGAGCAGGCCTCGCCGCAGCGCGTCACCGCCTCCTGGGGGCATGCCAGCGGCATCAACATCGCCGGCCTGGACCCGCGCAACGCCAACAGCGAATACGTGACCATGGTGCTGGCCTCGATCATCGCCGGCGCGGGCGCCAACAAGGTGATGGACGGCTGGCACGCCTGCGGTCCGCTGTGCTGCTTTGGCGCCCTGATGAGCGGCGATATCGAGTTGCTGGAGCATGCCTACCCGGTGCTGATCCACCGCTACAGCCTGATGGCCGACAGTGGTGGCGCCGGTGAATTCCGCGGCGGCTCCGGCACCCGCCTGGAGATCGAACCGCTGGAGCACGCCATGACCGTGGTCGGCTTCGGCGAAGGCCGCCAGTTGCCCACCGCCGGCGCCGCCGGGGCGCGCAACGCGATGCCCGAACCCAAGCTGGGCCGCCTGATCCATCGCCGTGCCGACGGCGAAGAGGACCACTACGTACAGAACCCGATGCTCACCATCCAGCCCGGCGAGCGGATCATCAACATCAACCCCGGTGGCGGCGGCTACGGCGACCCATTGCGCCGCCCGGTGGCGGCGGTCCTGCAGGACGTCCGCAATGGCCTGGTCTCGCCCCAGGGCGCGGCCCTGGAGTACGGCGTGATCCTCGACGCCGAAGGCCACCTCGACGAAACCGCCACCCGCGCCGCCCGCGGCCAGTTCTGA
- a CDS encoding allantoin permease, with protein sequence MAGALSNHESSPEQSHSQGAVPDSQRLGRGSLTMAWWGICSAMFYLVVAAALAMGYGTLNAIIGLVLSVISYGLINAVISRHAIATGLSVAQFSQVLFGRTGAALATLVFSATAIYYAVFEGSVMAVALHRYLPGLELHAAFLLVVVYSVLLIFGNALRWLDKLNGVLLPFYLLGLVAAVVMAIGEYGYSSAWLALAPEGGPVPHGWWNCFTYFMGVWVLMMYTWDYARFGRQEDSRYHARINFGMPFYCVAFLLNGLVGIFLAATIPTEGGLSEVSVVLAIVQLMGLGGLLFVWISQTRINTGNFFLAATNLQAFAGHLGLAQVPYVAWALLAGALVYLLMLFDVFSYILQALAYQSLLIVGWVAIALAHLLVTRNTRYRLDGLPAFRARGLFAWLVSAAAGIGLHLCGVAELATASAPAAFLVAFLGYLAPLLSRRAQPQGDLG encoded by the coding sequence ATGGCTGGAGCACTCTCGAACCACGAATCATCCCCTGAACAGTCCCATTCCCAGGGCGCGGTCCCGGACTCGCAACGGCTCGGCCGCGGCTCCCTGACCATGGCCTGGTGGGGCATCTGCAGCGCAATGTTCTACCTGGTGGTGGCCGCCGCCCTGGCCATGGGCTACGGCACGCTGAACGCCATCATCGGCCTGGTGCTGTCGGTGATCAGCTACGGCCTGATCAACGCCGTCATCAGCCGCCACGCCATCGCCACCGGCCTGTCGGTGGCGCAGTTCTCCCAGGTGCTGTTCGGCCGCACCGGCGCCGCGCTGGCCACGCTGGTGTTCAGCGCCACGGCCATCTACTACGCGGTCTTCGAAGGCTCGGTGATGGCGGTAGCGCTGCATCGCTACCTGCCGGGCCTCGAACTGCATGCCGCATTCCTGCTGGTAGTGGTCTACAGCGTGCTGCTGATCTTCGGCAATGCCCTGCGCTGGCTGGACAAGCTCAACGGCGTACTGCTGCCCTTCTACCTGCTCGGGCTGGTGGCGGCGGTGGTCATGGCCATCGGCGAATACGGCTACTCCTCCGCCTGGCTGGCCCTGGCGCCCGAGGGCGGACCGGTGCCCCACGGCTGGTGGAACTGCTTCACCTACTTCATGGGCGTCTGGGTGCTGATGATGTACACCTGGGACTACGCCCGCTTCGGCCGCCAGGAAGACAGCCGCTACCACGCGCGAATCAACTTCGGCATGCCCTTCTACTGCGTGGCCTTCCTGCTCAACGGCCTGGTGGGCATCTTCCTCGCCGCGACCATCCCCACCGAGGGCGGGTTGAGCGAGGTCTCGGTGGTCCTGGCGATCGTCCAGTTGATGGGGCTGGGCGGCCTGCTCTTCGTCTGGATCAGCCAGACCCGCATCAACACCGGCAACTTCTTCCTCGCCGCCACCAACCTGCAGGCGTTCGCCGGTCACCTCGGCCTGGCCCAGGTTCCCTACGTGGCCTGGGCGCTGCTGGCCGGCGCGCTGGTCTACCTGCTGATGCTGTTCGACGTGTTCAGCTACATCCTCCAGGCACTGGCCTACCAGAGCCTGCTGATCGTCGGCTGGGTCGCCATCGCCCTCGCCCACCTGCTGGTCACCCGCAACACCCGCTATCGGCTCGACGGCCTGCCCGCCTTCCGGGCCAGGGGCCTGTTCGCCTGGCTGGTTTCCGCCGCCGCGGGCATCGGCCTGCACCTGTGCGGTGTCGCCGAACTGGCCACCGCCTCGGCGCCGGCCGCCTTCCTCGTGGCCTTCCTCGGCTATCTCGCGCCCCTGCTGTCGCGCCGCGCCCAGCCCCAGGGCGACCTGGGCTGA
- the gabD gene encoding NADP-dependent succinate-semialdehyde dehydrogenase has protein sequence MQLKDPTLFRQQAYIDGAWVDADNGQTVQVSNPATHEIIGSVPMMGAAETRRAIEAADKALPAWRALTAKERANKLRRWFDLMIENQDDLARLMTIEQGKPLAEAKGEIAYAASFLEWFGEEAKRVYGDMIPGHQPDKRLMVIKQPIGVTAAITPWNFPSAMITRKAGPALAAGCTMVLKPALQTPYSALALAELAERAGIPKGVFSVVTGNAGAIGGELTGNPIVRKLTFTGSTEIGRQLMAECAKDIKKVSLELGGNAPFIVFDDADLDAAVEGALVSKYRNNGQTCVCANRLYIQDGVYDAFVEKLQAAVARLNIGNGLEQGITTGPLIDAKAVAKVQLHIDDAVSKGARVVAGGKPHALGGTFFEPTILVDVPKNALVAKDETFGPLAPLFRFKDEAEVIALSNDTEYGLAAYFYARDLSRVFRVGEALEYGIVGVNTGIISNEVAPFGGIKASGLGREGSKYGIEDYLEVKYLCLGV, from the coding sequence GTGCAACTCAAAGATCCCACTCTGTTCCGCCAGCAGGCCTACATCGATGGCGCCTGGGTCGATGCCGACAACGGCCAGACCGTCCAGGTCAGCAATCCGGCCACCCACGAGATCATCGGCAGCGTGCCGATGATGGGCGCCGCCGAGACCCGTCGCGCCATCGAAGCCGCCGACAAGGCCCTGCCGGCCTGGCGTGCGCTGACCGCCAAGGAACGCGCCAACAAGCTGCGCCGCTGGTTCGACCTGATGATCGAGAACCAGGACGACCTGGCTCGCCTGATGACCATCGAGCAGGGCAAGCCGCTGGCCGAAGCCAAGGGCGAGATCGCCTACGCCGCCTCCTTCCTCGAGTGGTTCGGCGAAGAAGCCAAGCGCGTCTACGGGGACATGATCCCCGGCCACCAGCCGGACAAGCGCCTGATGGTGATCAAGCAGCCGATCGGCGTGACCGCGGCCATCACCCCGTGGAACTTCCCCTCCGCGATGATCACCCGCAAGGCCGGCCCGGCCCTGGCCGCCGGCTGCACCATGGTGCTCAAGCCCGCCTTGCAGACCCCTTACTCCGCCCTGGCCCTGGCCGAGTTGGCCGAGCGCGCCGGTATTCCGAAAGGCGTGTTCAGCGTCGTCACCGGCAATGCCGGTGCAATCGGTGGTGAGCTGACCGGCAACCCGATCGTGCGCAAGCTGACCTTCACCGGCTCGACCGAAATCGGTCGCCAGCTGATGGCCGAATGCGCCAAGGACATCAAGAAGGTGTCCCTGGAACTGGGCGGCAATGCGCCCTTCATCGTGTTCGACGATGCCGACCTGGACGCCGCCGTCGAAGGCGCCCTGGTGTCCAAGTACCGCAACAACGGCCAGACCTGCGTCTGTGCCAACCGCCTGTACATCCAGGACGGCGTGTACGACGCCTTCGTCGAGAAGCTGCAGGCCGCCGTGGCCAGGCTGAACATCGGCAACGGCCTGGAGCAGGGCATCACCACCGGTCCGCTGATCGACGCCAAGGCCGTGGCCAAGGTCCAGCTGCATATCGACGACGCCGTTTCCAAAGGCGCCAGGGTGGTCGCCGGCGGCAAGCCGCACGCCCTGGGCGGCACCTTCTTCGAGCCGACCATCCTGGTTGACGTACCGAAGAACGCCCTGGTGGCCAAGGACGAGACCTTCGGCCCGCTGGCGCCGCTGTTCCGCTTCAAGGACGAGGCTGAAGTCATCGCCCTGTCCAACGACACCGAGTACGGCCTGGCCGCCTACTTCTATGCCCGTGACCTGTCCCGTGTGTTCCGTGTCGGCGAGGCGCTGGAGTACGGCATCGTCGGCGTCAACACCGGGATCATCTCCAACGAAGTCGCCCCCTTTGGCGGCATCAAGGCCTCGGGCCTGGGCCGCGAAGGTTCGAAGTACGGCATCGAGGACTACCTCGAGGTCAAGTACCTCTGCCTCGGCGTGTAA